The DNA window ttcacctttttttgttaagtacataactccacatgtgttcattcatagtttggatgccttcagtgacaatgtacaatgtaaatagacatgaaaataaagaaaacgcattgaataaggAGATGGTGTGTCCAAATTTTGGCCTGAACTGTATGTTTTATAATAATTCCATTAATTAATTCAATAATTATGAATTTGACATACATTGAGTTCAGTCCATGCGTTCTTTGTATGCAGAGCTTGCCCAAGGTCTTCTCGGCAGGACTGGACATCATGGAGATGTATGGCAAGAGTCCAGAGAGCTGTGGAGAGTTCTGGAAGGCTGTCCAGGAGATGTGGCTAAAACTGTACAGCTCCAACATGGTGACGATCGCTGCCATTAACGTACGTACAAACGGTATAATCCATCATATCTCTGTAATTAGAGCAAAGAAGACAACTTGGTTTTCTATTACAGGGCTCCAGTCCTGCAGGGGGCTGTCTGATGTCCATCACATGCGATTATAGAATAATGGTGGACAATCCACGGTACAGCATTGGCTTAAATGAGACGCAGCTTGGCATCGTTGCACCTTTTTGGTAAAAATTCACCATCATGTTCATGAAAATTGTGGCAGTGCTGTTTATGATGACACTTCCTCTCGGATCAATGAACTGAAGTACCACCTAAATATATCCTGTACCATGTGCTGCTGGCAGGTTTAAGGATACCATGAGTAACACAGTTGGCCACCGGACCACTGAGATGGCGCTGGCTCTGGGGCTGCTCTACAACCCAGCAGAGGCTCTGAAAGTAGGACTAGTGGACCAAATAGTACCAGAAGATAAGCTCATGACCACAGCTGAGCAGACCATGGCCAAGTGGTTGGCCATTCCAGGTATGTCATCCATGTTATAAATATACAGTGGTACTGGGTTATGTTGACAACCAATTTATCAAGTCCTGGCCCACAGTGTTATTATTAAAAAGTTACTACCACTACTTTTGTCAACATAAAAGTTGAGCCCCAAAGAGGTCTTTTCAATGAAAAATGAGcccgtttatgtcgacataaATTTAATATCGGTTTTATAATGACCCAAGTTGTCATCGTATTATTgagtgtgctcaaaaagtacttgtattttaaaggggaactgcacttttgtttggaattttgctcatcgttcacaatcattgcgaaagacatgacaacaaaatgattagtttttttaatgcattctaactcgtaaataaaagttaattggaggtcctctattccgcccgtaaaacccaataaaaaacatccaaaaagcaccaacaatactccatttacatttcgtgacttgaatattaaccaagtatgagtgatattgttattaaaagtgctaactcagacaaactatttatagcgacgcCGTGATCAGGAgcttgacatgatcgactgatgagcAGCTTCCTCGTTtacttgctcgtcaaactttattgtagatcataaatcatgcctctcacctggatagtagaagg is part of the Entelurus aequoreus isolate RoL-2023_Sb linkage group LG22, RoL_Eaeq_v1.1, whole genome shotgun sequence genome and encodes:
- the LOC133639269 gene encoding enoyl-CoA delta isomerase 1, mitochondrial-like isoform X2 — its product is MRMKSPPVNSLSLDFLTEFCISVEKLEMDKSCRGLIITSSLPKVFSAGLDIMEMYGKSPESCGEFWKAVQEMWLKLYSSNMVTIAAINGSSPAGGCLMSITCDYRIMVDNPRYSIGLNETQLGIVAPFWFKDTMSNTVGHRTTEMALALGLLYNPAEALKVGLVDQIVPEDKLMTTAEQTMAKWLAIPDHARQITKSMMRKPTLDKLVSERKADIQNFVGFITKDYIQKSLRVYLEMLKKRKA